One window of the Colletotrichum lupini chromosome 9, complete sequence genome contains the following:
- a CDS encoding actin yields MAGGRNTKSSGPVPPSRTLVLDNGASTIKAGFVSDDHTDEPRVIPNCIARDRARKVYVASDLEKCHDFGEVQFRRPVEKGYIVNWEAQKEIWDHEFFDDKAPQKCDPSETRLLLAEQPNSLPILQANCDQVIFEEYQFASYYRGIGMWFSLLHVSSTQLTYVFPGASFNAYHDIQGILQTPRDPNSVPQIPAEAVLLIDSGYSNTIVMPLLNGKPLHSAVRRLDVGGKLMTNYLTRLLSLRYYDMRNDTYIVNEIKEQASYVSLDFNGDLEKTWKGTRGEKREPYVTGAGIAKDYILPDFHTKTKGVVRDYDPAMHTKARKMAARAADNDEDILTLRNERFSVPELLFQPSDIGLRQPGLADVIMQSLSELPVGLWPGLLANIVVVGGNALFAGFIQRLEKELVKRVPDACIVRVAHPVDPITSTWHGGAELAKHSDIHKLSATKQEYEEYGGAWVARKFGSGNTGV; encoded by the coding sequence ATGGCTGGTGGCCGCAATACCAAGTCTTCAGGCCCTGTGCCTCCGTCGCGAACGCTGGTTCTCGACAATGGCGCGTCGACCATCAAAGCAGGCTTCGTTTCCGACGACCACACTGACGAGCCTCGAGTAATACCAAACTGCATCGCCAGAGACAGGGCGAGAAAGGTCTACGTCGCATCCGACCTCGAAAAATGCCATGATTTTGGCGAAGTTCAATTCCGGCGACCGGTAGAAAAGGGGTACATTGTCAATTGGGAAGCTCAAAAGGAGATTTGGGACCACGAGTTCTTCGACGACAAGGCGCCGCAAAAGTGCGATCCTTCCGAGACCAGACTGCTCCTTGCAGAACAACCCAATTCGTTGCCTATTCTACAGGCCAACTGTGATCAGGTAATCTTCGAGGAATATCAATTTGCCAGTTATTATCGTGGTATTGGTATGTGGTTTAGCCTCTTGCACGTCTCGTCGACTCAGCTGACCTATGTCTTCCCAGGGGCCTCCTTCAATGCGTACCACGATATCCAAGGTATCCTTCAGACCCCCCGAGACCCGAATTCGGTGCCCCAAATTCCGGCTGAAGCTGTGCTGCTCATCGACTCTGGCTACTCCAATACTATCGTCATGCCTCTTCTCAACGGCAAGCCCCTGCACTCCGCTGTTCGAAGACTGGACGTCGGTGGGAAGCTCATGACAAATTACTTGACGCGTTTACTCTCCCTGCGATACTACGACATGCGAAACGACACATACATCGTTAATGAGATCAAGGAACAGGCAAGCTATGTCTCACTCGACTTCAATGGCGACCTCGAGAAGACCTGGAAGGGTACGAGGGGCGAGAAGAGGGAGCCTTACGTGACGGGAGCCGGCATTGCCAAAGACTACATACTGCCCGACTTCCACACCAAGACGAAGGGCGTCGTCCGAGACTACGACCCTGCTATGCACACAAAAGCAAGAAAGATGGCAGCACGCGCCGCTGACAACGACGAAGACATACTCACGCTTCGAAACGAACGCTTTTCAGTTCCCGAACTACTCTTTCAGCCTTCCGACATTGGACTCCGACAACCCGGCCTCGCGGACGTCATCATGCAGTCTCTTTCCGAATTGCCAGTTGGGCTTTGGCCGGGGCTCTTGGCTAACATCGTTGTCGTTGGCGGCAACGCCTTGTTTGCTGGCTTTATCCAGCGGCTGGAGAAGGAGCTTGTCAAAAGGGTTCCCGATGCCTGTATTGTGAGGGTCGCGCATCCCGTCGACCCTATCACAAGCACCTGGCATGGCGGTGCAGAACTGGCCAAACACTCCGATATTCATAAGCTGTCTGCCACTAAACAAGAGTACGAAGAGTACGGCGGCGCATGGGTTGCTCGCAAATTCGGCTCTGGAAACACTGGTGTCTGA